Proteins from one Bacteroides mediterraneensis genomic window:
- a CDS encoding DUF3109 family protein: MVQIDDVIVSLDIFREKFLCDLNACKGECCIEGDAGAPVELEEVEKLEEVLPVIWDDLSPEAQAVIKRQGVVYTDQDGDLVTSIVNGKDCVFTCYDEKGFCYCAIEKAFREGKCSFYKPISCHLYPIRVSDYGPYKALNYHRWDVCKAAVLLGRKENLPVYKFLKEPLIRKFGEAWYEEVENVAQELEAQHLI, encoded by the coding sequence ATGGTACAGATTGATGACGTAATAGTAAGCCTGGACATTTTCCGGGAAAAATTCCTGTGCGACCTGAATGCCTGTAAGGGTGAATGTTGCATCGAAGGGGACGCCGGAGCCCCAGTGGAACTGGAGGAAGTGGAAAAGCTGGAAGAGGTGCTTCCCGTTATATGGGATGACCTTTCACCGGAGGCACAAGCCGTCATCAAACGTCAAGGAGTGGTCTATACCGACCAGGACGGTGACCTGGTGACCTCCATCGTCAACGGAAAGGATTGTGTGTTCACCTGCTACGATGAAAAAGGATTCTGCTACTGCGCCATCGAGAAAGCGTTCCGCGAAGGGAAATGCAGTTTCTACAAACCGATTTCCTGCCACCTTTATCCCATCCGTGTCAGCGATTACGGTCCTTATAAGGCCCTGAACTATCATCGCTGGGATGTGTGTAAAGCCGCGGTATTGCTCGGAAGAAAAGAAAACCTGCCGGTCTACAAGTTCCTGAAGGAACCGCTTATCCGAAAATTCGGAGAAGCATGGTACGAAGAAGTGGAAAATGTGGCCCAGGAATTGGAAGCCCAACACCTGATTTGA
- a CDS encoding FimB/Mfa2 family fimbrial subunit, translating into MELRIQTHLFFALWACILFLWGCGTYQVDDDTETVESSGPYVMDVALSNASLFTSLYPLQLYLFDSKGATVWNEEVQAQTEWPVLSQPTGDYVLAAISGLSSEDYLPPMSLNAKQLLTFSQGNCADTPLVIGKNVVKLKNDVKISMNLSYAVAALYLSFGGVSDDAIAVEARISPVSSGITLEGNWNNDGQFASVPCQKVRGIWKAGPVYVFPSESSQTHLSLNVKTASGETVYGYFFSYPLEAGKPYRFVSTGDGEVSLEGNGQIEGWTPEVSEEFPFENMTPEEDWDNPQPDVPDGDENPEGEEEENGGTSDENGDNGDVMVAEVLPESGSIWGPFFVWKVESVSSNEVEATLVSPRQWLLKKAEAVSVCTAYEVDGISGWRTLTTEEAEEFREQYASTLEELNEILQENGIDSFDKYDCRYLCNNLNSTFCFYNNKILNSGETVDYALRLVKKVRVEKAK; encoded by the coding sequence ATGGAACTACGTATTCAGACGCATTTATTTTTTGCCTTGTGGGCTTGTATACTTTTTTTGTGGGGGTGTGGTACTTATCAGGTAGACGATGATACGGAAACGGTGGAATCCTCCGGCCCTTATGTGATGGATGTGGCTCTGTCCAATGCATCGCTTTTCACTTCCCTTTATCCTTTGCAACTCTATCTGTTCGATTCGAAAGGGGCGACTGTCTGGAATGAAGAGGTACAGGCGCAGACGGAATGGCCTGTCCTGTCCCAGCCGACAGGGGATTATGTACTTGCGGCTATCTCCGGCCTTTCATCGGAAGACTATCTTCCTCCGATGAGCTTAAACGCCAAGCAGCTGTTGACTTTCTCGCAAGGGAACTGTGCAGATACGCCGTTGGTGATAGGAAAAAATGTCGTGAAACTGAAAAACGACGTAAAGATATCCATGAACTTGTCGTACGCGGTTGCGGCGTTGTATTTGTCATTTGGCGGTGTGTCCGACGACGCTATTGCAGTAGAGGCACGCATCTCGCCGGTAAGTTCCGGAATAACTTTAGAGGGGAATTGGAACAATGACGGGCAGTTTGCCTCTGTGCCGTGCCAAAAAGTAAGAGGCATCTGGAAAGCGGGGCCTGTCTATGTCTTTCCGTCCGAAAGCAGTCAGACCCATCTCTCGTTAAATGTCAAGACCGCCTCCGGAGAAACGGTATATGGTTATTTCTTCAGCTATCCCTTGGAGGCAGGAAAACCGTATCGGTTTGTCAGCACGGGGGATGGCGAGGTCTCATTGGAGGGAAACGGACAGATAGAGGGCTGGACTCCCGAAGTTTCTGAGGAATTTCCTTTTGAGAACATGACTCCCGAAGAGGATTGGGACAATCCGCAACCGGATGTGCCGGATGGAGATGAGAATCCGGAGGGAGAGGAAGAAGAGAACGGCGGCACCAGTGATGAAAACGGAGATAACGGTGATGTGATGGTAGCCGAGGTGCTGCCGGAGTCGGGAAGCATCTGGGGACCCTTCTTTGTGTGGAAAGTGGAATCTGTTTCTTCCAATGAGGTGGAAGCTACCCTTGTTTCTCCCCGCCAGTGGCTGTTGAAGAAAGCGGAGGCTGTTTCCGTTTGCACGGCGTATGAGGTGGATGGAATCTCGGGGTGGAGGACATTAACGACAGAAGAAGCCGAAGAGTTTCGTGAGCAGTATGCCAGTACGTTGGAAGAACTGAATGAAATCTTACAGGAAAATGGGATTGACAGTTTTGATAAATACGATTGCCGGTATCTCTGCAATAATCTTAACTCCACTTTTTGTTTCTATAATAACAAGATACTCAATTCCGGGGAGACGGTAGACTATGCTTTGCGCCTGGTAAAGAAGGTACGGGTGGAAAAGGCAAAATAA
- the trkA gene encoding Trk system potassium transporter TrkA — translation MKIIIAGAGAVGTHLAKLLSGEKQDIILMDEDESKLSAMGSNLDLMTVNLSPTSINGLKEAGVSGADLFIGVMPDESRNMTACMLATSLGAKKTVARIDNYEYLLPKHKEFFAKLGVHSLIYPEMLAARDIVDAIKMSWIRQWWEFAGGVLVLLGTKMREQAEILNVPLHELGGRNIPFHIVAIKRGNETIIPRGDDVIKLNDIVYFTTTKKYIPYIRKISGKENEADVRNVMIMGGSRIAVRTVQYMPEYMKAKIIESNIARCNRLTELVDDGVMVINGDGRDIQLLLEEGIKNTEAFVALTGNSETNILACLAAKRMGVTKTVAEVENVDYISMAESLDIGTVINKKFIAASHIYQMMLDADVSNVKCLTFANADVAEFTVKPGAKITKQPVKDLGLPKGATIGGLIRNGEGILVTGNTMIQENDHVVVFCLGMMIKKLEKYF, via the coding sequence ATGAAAATTATTATCGCAGGTGCAGGTGCCGTAGGTACTCATCTGGCCAAACTGCTTTCCGGTGAAAAACAGGATATTATCCTGATGGACGAAGACGAGAGCAAGCTGAGTGCCATGGGAAGCAACCTGGACCTTATGACCGTGAATCTGTCGCCTACGTCCATTAACGGGCTGAAAGAGGCCGGAGTGTCCGGAGCCGATTTGTTTATCGGGGTTATGCCCGACGAAAGCCGTAACATGACGGCTTGTATGCTGGCGACCAGTCTGGGGGCAAAGAAAACCGTGGCTCGTATCGACAATTATGAATATCTGTTGCCCAAGCACAAGGAGTTTTTTGCCAAGCTGGGAGTACATTCCCTGATTTATCCGGAGATGCTGGCTGCCCGCGACATTGTGGATGCCATCAAGATGAGCTGGATACGGCAGTGGTGGGAATTTGCCGGAGGAGTACTGGTGCTTCTGGGAACCAAGATGCGTGAGCAGGCGGAGATTCTGAATGTGCCTTTGCACGAGCTGGGAGGAAGAAACATTCCGTTCCATATCGTGGCCATCAAGCGTGGCAACGAAACCATCATTCCACGGGGTGATGATGTCATCAAGCTGAACGACATCGTGTACTTTACAACTACCAAGAAATATATCCCTTATATCCGTAAAATCTCCGGAAAAGAAAACGAGGCCGATGTGCGGAATGTGATGATTATGGGCGGAAGCCGTATTGCCGTACGTACCGTACAGTATATGCCGGAGTACATGAAAGCGAAAATCATTGAGAGCAACATAGCCCGTTGCAACCGCCTGACGGAACTGGTGGACGATGGAGTGATGGTGATTAACGGAGATGGACGGGATATCCAACTTCTGCTGGAGGAAGGCATCAAGAATACGGAGGCGTTTGTGGCATTGACCGGCAACTCCGAAACCAACATTCTGGCCTGTCTGGCCGCCAAGCGGATGGGAGTGACCAAGACCGTGGCGGAAGTGGAGAATGTGGATTATATAAGTATGGCCGAAAGCCTGGACATCGGAACGGTCATCAATAAGAAATTCATAGCCGCCAGCCATATCTATCAGATGATGCTCGATGCCGATGTGTCGAATGTGAAATGTCTGACTTTTGCCAATGCCGATGTGGCCGAATTCACCGTCAAGCCGGGGGCTAAGATAACCAAGCAGCCGGTGAAAGATTTGGGACTTCCCAAGGGAGCCACCATCGGTGGGTTGATTCGGAATGGAGAAGGTATTCTGGTGACCGGTAACACCATGATTCAGGAAAACGATCATGTGGTTGTGTTCTGCCTGGGTATGATGATTAAGAAGCTGGAAAAATATTTTTAA
- the dxs gene encoding 1-deoxy-D-xylulose-5-phosphate synthase has translation MEQTTSYDLLNKIDSPEDLRKLSVEALPEVCDQLRNKIIDELSCNPGHFASSLGVVELTVALHYVYQTPYDRIVWDVGHQAYGHKILTGRRDRFYTNRKLNGICPFPSPAESEYDTFTCGHASNSISAALGMAVAAARKGEENRHVVAVIGDGSMSGGLAFEGLNNASSTPNNLLIILNDNNMAIDRSVGGMKQYLLNLHTSEGYNRLRNALSRKLYRLGILNDERRKSLIRFNNSLKSMLMQQQNIFEGLNIRYFGPVDGHDVAALTRVLKEIKDMKGPKLLHIHTRKGKGFKPAEEAATVWHAPGIFDKETGERIVSDTTGMPPLFQEVFGNTLLELARKNDKIVGVTPAMPSGCSMNIMMKEMPDRVFDVGIAEGHAVTFSGGMAKEGLLPFCNVYSSFMQRAYDNIIHDVAIQKLNVVLCLDRAGLVGEDGPTHHGAFDMAYLRPIPNLVIASPYNEHELRRLMYTAQLPDKGPFVIRYPRGRGVLTDWECPLEAIEVGKGRKLKEGTDLAVITIGPIGNKAAAAIVRAEKTLGCSIAHYDLRFLKPLDEALLHEVGQKFTHILTVEDGVRNGGMGSAILEFMNDHGYYPRVIRLGLPDRFVQHGPVNDLYAICGIDEESILNTITQIIKI, from the coding sequence ATGGAACAGACAACTTCATACGATTTGTTGAATAAGATAGATAGCCCTGAGGATTTACGGAAACTTTCTGTCGAAGCGTTGCCGGAGGTCTGTGATCAACTGCGGAATAAAATTATAGATGAATTATCGTGCAATCCGGGACATTTTGCCTCCAGTCTGGGGGTTGTGGAATTGACGGTGGCCCTTCATTATGTGTATCAGACGCCTTATGACCGCATCGTTTGGGACGTAGGGCATCAGGCTTACGGGCATAAAATATTGACGGGACGTCGCGACCGTTTTTATACGAATCGTAAGTTGAACGGGATTTGTCCTTTCCCTTCTCCTGCGGAAAGCGAATATGACACGTTCACATGCGGACATGCGTCCAATTCCATCTCTGCCGCGCTGGGAATGGCTGTGGCAGCAGCCCGGAAAGGAGAAGAAAACCGTCATGTAGTAGCAGTCATTGGTGACGGTTCCATGAGTGGCGGACTGGCCTTTGAAGGCTTGAACAATGCTTCCTCCACCCCTAACAACCTGTTGATTATTCTGAACGATAATAATATGGCCATCGACCGTAGTGTAGGTGGCATGAAACAATATTTGTTGAATCTGCATACTTCCGAAGGATATAATCGGTTGCGGAATGCCTTGTCGCGTAAACTCTATCGTTTGGGAATCTTGAACGATGAACGGCGCAAGAGCCTGATACGCTTCAACAACAGCCTGAAATCCATGCTGATGCAGCAGCAGAATATATTCGAAGGATTGAATATCCGTTATTTCGGCCCGGTAGACGGACATGATGTGGCCGCCCTGACAAGGGTGCTGAAAGAGATAAAGGATATGAAGGGGCCCAAGCTTCTGCATATTCACACCCGTAAGGGGAAAGGATTCAAGCCGGCGGAAGAAGCGGCTACCGTATGGCATGCACCAGGAATTTTCGACAAGGAAACAGGAGAACGTATCGTGTCGGATACGACCGGGATGCCTCCTTTGTTTCAGGAAGTGTTTGGAAATACATTGCTGGAACTGGCCCGCAAGAACGATAAAATCGTCGGTGTGACCCCGGCCATGCCGTCGGGATGCTCCATGAACATCATGATGAAGGAGATGCCCGACAGGGTGTTTGATGTAGGCATTGCAGAAGGCCATGCCGTGACTTTTTCAGGAGGTATGGCCAAGGAAGGCTTGCTTCCGTTCTGTAATGTGTATTCTTCTTTCATGCAGCGTGCATACGATAATATCATCCACGATGTGGCTATCCAGAAACTGAATGTGGTGCTGTGTCTGGACCGTGCCGGTCTGGTGGGAGAAGACGGACCTACCCATCACGGGGCTTTTGATATGGCTTACTTGCGTCCTATTCCGAATCTGGTCATCGCTTCTCCTTATAACGAGCATGAATTGCGCCGGCTGATGTACACTGCCCAGTTGCCGGATAAAGGGCCTTTTGTCATTCGTTATCCTCGTGGACGGGGAGTGTTGACCGACTGGGAATGCCCGTTGGAAGCCATCGAAGTCGGTAAGGGACGAAAGCTGAAGGAGGGTACCGACCTGGCTGTCATCACCATTGGGCCGATAGGTAACAAGGCGGCAGCGGCGATTGTCCGGGCGGAGAAGACGTTGGGCTGCAGCATTGCCCACTACGATTTGCGTTTCCTGAAGCCGCTGGATGAGGCTTTGCTGCACGAAGTGGGACAGAAGTTCACGCACATATTGACCGTAGAAGACGGGGTGCGTAATGGTGGTATGGGCAGTGCCATACTGGAGTTTATGAACGACCATGGCTATTATCCGCGGGTGATACGTCTTGGGTTGCCCGACCGTTTTGTGCAGCATGGTCCCGTGAATGACTTGTACGCCATTTGCGGCATTGATGAGGAAAGTATATTGAACACAATCACTCAGATTATCAAGATATGA
- a CDS encoding GSCFA domain-containing protein has product MEFRTKVELPVKGPKLHHADNLMSWGSCFSEHIGNLLTENKFTCDVNPFGVLYNPLSIASSMQCLWNGTLYGEKDLQHTADTWYSLMHHSSFSSSSMEECLEKINERIRKGHENLQQADWILITWGSSFVYTWKENGKIVGNCHKLPARLFERKMVGADEIVEAYLPLLHQIKTLRPQLQCLFTVSPIRHLKDGLHGNQLSKANLLLAADKICRELDFCHYFPSYEIMMDELRDYRFYADDMMHPSPLAIQYIWECFSNCYFTPSTLSFMKEWEKIRRGLAHKPFNPETEAYQTFLSQILLKIEELKEKLPYLDVQKEIKLCQAQLKK; this is encoded by the coding sequence ATGGAATTTAGGACTAAAGTGGAACTACCTGTAAAAGGCCCGAAACTGCATCATGCTGACAATTTGATGAGCTGGGGCTCCTGCTTTTCCGAGCATATCGGAAACTTATTGACAGAGAACAAGTTCACCTGCGATGTGAACCCTTTCGGGGTATTATACAATCCTCTGTCAATCGCTTCATCCATGCAATGTCTGTGGAACGGCACACTCTATGGAGAGAAAGACCTGCAACACACCGCAGACACATGGTACAGCCTGATGCACCACAGCAGTTTCTCTTCTTCCTCCATGGAGGAATGTCTGGAAAAAATCAATGAGCGTATCCGTAAAGGACATGAGAACCTGCAACAAGCCGACTGGATTCTCATTACCTGGGGCTCCTCATTCGTCTATACCTGGAAAGAAAACGGAAAGATTGTCGGCAACTGCCACAAATTGCCAGCCCGTCTGTTCGAACGGAAAATGGTCGGTGCCGATGAAATTGTCGAAGCCTACCTTCCCCTGCTCCACCAGATAAAGACACTTCGCCCACAGCTACAGTGCCTGTTCACGGTGAGTCCCATACGTCATCTGAAAGACGGCCTGCACGGAAACCAGCTCAGTAAAGCCAATCTGCTACTGGCCGCCGACAAGATTTGCCGGGAACTGGATTTCTGCCATTATTTCCCTTCGTATGAAATCATGATGGACGAACTACGCGACTATCGCTTTTATGCCGATGACATGATGCACCCGTCTCCACTTGCCATCCAATACATCTGGGAATGTTTCAGTAACTGCTACTTCACTCCTTCTACTCTCTCTTTCATGAAAGAATGGGAAAAGATACGGCGTGGACTGGCCCACAAGCCTTTCAATCCCGAAACGGAAGCCTATCAAACCTTTTTAAGTCAAATACTGTTAAAGATAGAGGAGTTAAAAGAAAAATTACCGTACTTAGATGTTCAAAAGGAAATAAAGTTATGTCAAGCACAATTGAAGAAATAA
- a CDS encoding bifunctional UDP-N-acetylmuramoyl-tripeptide:D-alanyl-D-alanine ligase/alanine racemase: protein MSSTIEEITSILGAERRGNTPATIDWILTDSRSLCFPEETLFFALKTKRNDGHKYIPDLYQKGVRNFVVNEIPETASSYQDANFLIVPNPLKALQRLASKHREQFQVPVIGITGSNGKTVVKEWLYQLLSPDRIITRSPRSYNSQIGVPLSVWLMNEHTELGIFEAGISEMGEMEALRPIIQPTIGILTNIGGAHQENFSSLQDKCMEKLQLFKDCDVIVYNGDNELIASCVTKSLFTAREIAWSTKDSERPLFIEKILKDETGTTIKYRYLGFFKEYRIPFIDDASIENSLNCLAVALYLMVPPETIAERMLHLEPIAMRLEVKEGKNGCTLINDSYNSDFASLDIALDFMMRRSEDKSRKRTLILSDMLESGQTSKLLYRQVADLVHSRKVDHIIGVGEEISAAANRFEIQKDFFPNTAELLNSGLLHQLHNEDILIKGARVFHFDEITDALELKVHETILEINLNALVDNLNHYRNKLKPGVKMVCMVKASAYGAGSFEIAKTLEDQRVDYLAVAVADEGADLRKAGINSSIIIMNPEITAFKTMFDYRLEPEVYSFHLLEELIKAAEREGVSNFPIHIKIDTGMHRLGFAPEEMPQLVRRLQKQSAVIPRSVFSHLVGSDAERFDAFTRHQIETFEAASTELQQGFKHKIIRHICNTAGIERYPGAQFDMVRLGIGLYGIDPFTNKMLHNVTTLKTTILQIHDVPADDTVGYSRKGVLTRDSRIAAIPIGYADGLNRHLGNGHGYCLVNGQKAPYVGNICMDVCMIDVTDIDCKEGDKAIIFGDDLPVTVLSDILDTIPYEILTSVSNRVKRVYYQD, encoded by the coding sequence ATGTCAAGCACAATTGAAGAAATAACCTCCATCCTGGGGGCTGAACGCAGAGGAAACACGCCCGCTACCATCGACTGGATCTTAACAGACAGCCGGTCACTGTGTTTCCCGGAAGAGACCCTGTTTTTTGCCTTGAAAACAAAACGTAACGACGGACACAAGTATATCCCGGACCTTTATCAGAAAGGAGTACGCAACTTCGTCGTGAATGAAATACCCGAAACGGCTTCCTCTTATCAGGATGCCAATTTTCTGATTGTCCCCAACCCGCTGAAAGCCCTGCAACGGCTGGCGTCCAAGCATCGGGAACAGTTTCAGGTACCGGTCATCGGTATCACGGGAAGTAACGGAAAAACGGTTGTCAAAGAATGGCTGTACCAACTGCTCAGCCCGGACCGCATCATTACCCGCTCTCCAAGAAGCTATAATTCCCAAATCGGTGTGCCTCTCTCCGTATGGCTCATGAATGAGCATACCGAGCTGGGCATTTTTGAAGCCGGTATCTCCGAAATGGGTGAGATGGAAGCCTTGCGCCCCATCATCCAGCCTACCATCGGCATCCTGACCAACATCGGAGGAGCCCATCAGGAAAATTTTTCTTCCTTGCAAGACAAATGCATGGAGAAGCTCCAACTCTTTAAAGACTGTGATGTAATTGTATACAATGGCGACAATGAACTTATCGCCAGCTGCGTCACCAAATCTCTGTTCACGGCCCGCGAAATCGCCTGGTCGACCAAAGATTCTGAACGTCCGCTCTTTATCGAAAAGATACTGAAAGATGAGACCGGAACCACCATCAAATACCGCTACCTGGGATTCTTCAAGGAATACCGGATTCCGTTTATCGACGATGCTTCCATCGAAAACTCCCTCAACTGTCTGGCAGTAGCCCTTTACCTGATGGTACCGCCCGAAACCATCGCAGAACGCATGCTTCATCTGGAACCCATCGCCATGCGTCTGGAAGTGAAGGAAGGGAAAAACGGCTGCACGCTGATTAATGACAGTTACAATTCGGACTTTGCCTCTCTCGATATCGCACTGGACTTCATGATGAGACGCTCGGAAGACAAGAGCCGCAAGCGCACGCTGATTCTGTCGGATATGTTGGAGAGTGGACAAACCAGCAAACTGCTCTACAGACAGGTAGCCGACCTCGTGCATAGCCGGAAAGTAGACCATATCATCGGAGTAGGTGAAGAAATTTCCGCCGCAGCCAACCGATTTGAAATCCAAAAGGATTTCTTTCCCAACACAGCAGAACTTTTGAACTCGGGCCTGCTCCACCAATTGCATAACGAAGACATTCTGATAAAAGGAGCCCGTGTGTTCCATTTCGATGAAATCACCGACGCACTCGAATTGAAGGTGCACGAAACCATCCTCGAAATCAACCTGAATGCACTGGTCGACAATTTGAACCATTACCGGAACAAGCTAAAACCGGGAGTCAAGATGGTCTGCATGGTAAAAGCCTCAGCCTATGGAGCTGGTTCTTTTGAGATTGCCAAGACTTTGGAAGACCAGCGGGTGGACTATCTGGCCGTGGCCGTAGCCGATGAAGGAGCTGACTTACGGAAAGCAGGAATCAACAGTTCCATCATCATCATGAACCCGGAAATCACGGCGTTCAAAACTATGTTTGATTATCGCCTGGAACCGGAAGTGTACAGCTTCCATTTATTGGAAGAACTGATTAAGGCCGCCGAGCGCGAGGGTGTGAGCAATTTCCCGATTCACATCAAGATTGATACAGGCATGCACCGCCTGGGATTTGCTCCGGAAGAAATGCCCCAACTGGTACGACGCCTGCAAAAACAGAGTGCGGTCATTCCCCGTTCCGTATTCTCCCACCTGGTTGGTAGCGACGCAGAACGTTTCGATGCTTTCACCCGCCACCAGATAGAGACCTTCGAAGCAGCCTCAACCGAACTTCAGCAAGGTTTCAAGCACAAGATTATCCGTCACATCTGCAACACGGCGGGCATTGAACGCTACCCGGGAGCACAGTTTGACATGGTACGTCTGGGTATCGGACTCTACGGCATCGACCCGTTTACCAACAAGATGCTGCATAACGTCACAACTTTAAAAACCACCATCCTGCAGATTCACGATGTACCTGCTGACGACACCGTAGGCTACAGCCGGAAGGGAGTTCTCACTCGCGATTCCCGTATCGCTGCCATTCCTATCGGATATGCGGACGGATTGAACCGACATCTGGGTAACGGACATGGCTACTGCCTGGTAAACGGGCAGAAGGCTCCCTACGTAGGAAACATCTGTATGGATGTGTGCATGATTGACGTGACCGACATCGACTGCAAGGAAGGTGACAAAGCCATCATCTTCGGTGATGACCTTCCGGTCACTGTCCTGTCGGATATCCTCGATACCATTCCGTACGAAATCCTGACCAGCGTTTCCAATCGTGTAAAAAGAGTGTACTACCAAGACTGA
- a CDS encoding lysine exporter LysO family protein yields MKGSLIIIGFFVLGTLCGAFHWLPFDVGETNVSFYALCGLMFSVGLSIGNDPQTLKNFRVLNPRLVLLPVATILGTLSAAALASFLLPHRSAADCMAVGAGMGYYSLSSIFITEYKGPELGTVALLSNIFREIITLLCAPLLVRWFGNLAPISSGGATTMDTTLPIITRCSGQQFVIVSIFHGFVTDFSVPFLVTFFCSF; encoded by the coding sequence ATGAAGGGGAGCTTGATTATTATAGGCTTTTTCGTGCTGGGCACCCTGTGTGGGGCGTTCCACTGGCTGCCTTTTGACGTGGGTGAGACGAATGTCAGTTTTTATGCTTTGTGCGGACTGATGTTCAGTGTGGGACTGAGTATCGGGAATGACCCGCAGACCTTGAAAAACTTTCGTGTCTTGAATCCGAGGTTGGTTCTTCTGCCTGTTGCTACGATATTGGGCACTTTGTCGGCTGCCGCTTTGGCAAGCTTTTTACTTCCGCACCGGAGTGCGGCCGACTGCATGGCGGTAGGGGCAGGGATGGGTTATTATTCGTTATCCAGTATTTTTATTACGGAGTATAAAGGTCCGGAACTGGGTACAGTGGCTTTGTTGTCGAATATATTCCGGGAAATAATAACTTTGTTGTGTGCTCCTTTATTGGTACGCTGGTTTGGTAACCTGGCACCTATTTCCTCGGGGGGAGCCACCACCATGGATACCACGTTACCCATCATTACCCGTTGTTCCGGGCAGCAGTTTGTGATTGTGTCCATCTTTCATGGTTTTGTGACCGACTTCAGCGTGCCGTTTCTGGTCACTTTCTTTTGTTCTTTCTAA
- a CDS encoding LysO family transporter — translation MFTVIGVMFGGIAIGFLFRRQRLSWIGKVITVLIWVLLFLLGIEVGGNRRIVEGLATLGGEAFLIALTCVLGSCALAWALWYWLYRRKGGDV, via the coding sequence ATGTTTACAGTAATAGGTGTCATGTTCGGTGGAATAGCGATAGGTTTTCTGTTTCGTCGTCAGAGACTTTCCTGGATTGGGAAGGTGATTACCGTATTGATTTGGGTGCTTTTGTTCCTGCTTGGGATAGAGGTAGGTGGCAATCGCCGGATAGTGGAAGGCTTGGCTACGTTGGGAGGAGAAGCTTTTCTTATCGCACTGACTTGTGTGTTGGGTAGCTGCGCCTTGGCTTGGGCATTGTGGTATTGGCTGTATAGAAGGAAAGGGGGAGATGTATGA